Proteins co-encoded in one Prunus persica cultivar Lovell chromosome G6, Prunus_persica_NCBIv2, whole genome shotgun sequence genomic window:
- the LOC18774071 gene encoding uncharacterized protein LOC18774071 encodes MGWFKIPSIFTSYKHTPLPYYNPARQNLVNKSETQKDGAANKVFRFLRRLMSGGKIDGGSRTEAEEKLYAWLYALAQSDKDMVFEYVRSTERGLSFAEAERRLKENGPNVPIDYSFPSWWHILWNAFFHPFNIILIVLSVISYFTSDSPNGCIMLVLVFISVSLRFYQEYGSSKAAMKLSEFVRCPVKVQRCAGRVYQTELVVQIDQRDVVPGDIVIFEPGDLFPGDVRLLSSKHLVVSQSSLTGESWTTEKTADIREDQSTPLLDLKNICFMGTNVVSGGGTGLVVSTGSKTYMSTMFSNIGKKQPPNDFEDGVRRISYVLVAVMLVAVTVIVVIDYTTSHDLTASFLFGISVASALTPQMLPLIVNTSLAKGALAMAKDRCIIKSLSAIRDMGSMDILCFDKTGTLTMNRAIMVNHLDSLGLSKEKVLQFAFLSSYFKTDQKYPLDDAILAHVYTNGYRFQPSKWQKLDEIPFDFIRRRVSIIMEREAEDKSRHSFERVMVTKGALEEVMKICSSIEDVDSGTNITFTSERYQRILNMVEEISNEGLGVIGVAIKSLDTETSYQRKDNDETFESDMVFLGLITFFDPPKDSAKQALWRLAEKGVKAKVLTGDSLSLAIRVCKEVGIRTTHVVTGPELELLNQESFHETVKRATVLARLTPTQKLRVVQSLQTVGNHIVGFLGDGVNDSLALDAANVGISVDSAASVAKDFADIILLEKDLNVLIAGVEHGRLTFGNTMKYIKMSVIANLGSVLSILIATVCLKYEPLTPRQLLTQNFLYSVGQIAIPWDKMEEDAVKVPQKWSQKGLPMFILWNGPVCTIFDVSALLFLWFYYKADGVDDSMFFHSAWFIEGLLMQTLIIHLIRTEKIPFIQDLASWPVLCSTVLISAIGIAIPFTPIGDVMGFVELPLSYFGFLLVLFIGYLFVGQVVKRIYIMIYKRWL; translated from the exons ATGGGCTGGTTCAAAATCCCCTCCATTTTTACTTCATATAAGCACACCCCCCTTCCTTACTACAACCCAGCTCGCCAAAACTTGGTAAACAAATCCGAAACCCAGAAGGATGGCGCCGCCAACAAGGTCTTTCGATTTTTGCGCAGGCTTATGTCTGGAG GAAAAATTGATGGAGGGTCAAGGACTGAGGCAGAGGAGAAGCTCTACGCTTGGTTATACGCCTTGGCGCAGTCTGACAAGGATATGGTTTTCGAGTATGTTCGATCCACAGAAAGGG GATTAAGCTTTGCTGAAGCTGAAAGGAGATTGAAGGAAAACGGACCGAATGTTCCTATTGATTATTCTTTTCCAAGCTGGTGGCATATTTTGTGGAATGCTTTCTTCCATCCTTTCAATATCATATTGATTGTCTTGTCTGTAATCTCATACTTTACGAGCGACAGCCCGAATGGATGTATCATgcttgttttggttttcataAGTGTCTCCCTCCGATTCTATCAG GAATATGGCAGTTCAAAAGCGGCCATGAAGCTTTCAGAATTTGTAAGGTGCCCAGTCAAAGTTCAAAGATGTGCAGGTAGAGTTTACCAGACGGAGCTAGTGGTACAGATTGACCAAAGAGATGTCGTTCCTGGTGACATTGTCATTTTTGAACCTGGAGACCTTTTTCCTGGTGATGTGAGATTGTTATCTTCGAAACACCTTGTCGTAAG CCAGTCATCATTAACAGGAGAGTCTTGGACAACTGAAAAAACTGCTGATATCAGAGAAGATCAAAGCACTCCATTGCTTGATCTGAAGAATATTTGCTTCATG ggGACGAATGTGGTATCAGGTGGCGGAACTGGTCTAGTGGTTTCCACTGGATCTAAGACATACATGAGCACCATGTTTTCAAACATAGGGAAGAAGCAACCACCAAATGATTTTGAGGATGGTGTCCGCCGCATATCTTACGTGCTGGTTGCTGTTATGCTAGTTGCAGTCACCGTCATAGTTGTAATTGACTACACTACATCTCATGATCTGACTGCGAGCTTCCTTTTTGGAATCTCGGTAGCAAGTGCACTAACTCCTCAAATGCTTCCCCTCATTGTTAACACAAGTCTTGCAAAAGGAGCACTTGCTATGGCCAAAGACAGATGCATAATCAAAAGCTTATCTGCAATACGAGACATGGGATCTAT GGATATCTTATGCTTTGACAAGACTGGTACACTCACCATGAACCGTGCAATAATGGTTAATCATCTTGACAGCTTGGGGTTATCCAAAGAAAAGGTTTTACAGTTTGCTTTCCTTAGCTCCTATTTCAAGACCGATCAGAAGTATCCACTCGACGATGCAATTCTGGCACATGTATATACCAATGGATACAGATTCCAGCCATCCAAGTGGCAGAAATTAGATGAGATTCCTTTTGATTTCATAAGAAGAAGAGTGTCTATTATCATGGAAAGAGAAGCAGAAGACAAAAGCCGTCATAGTTTTGAGAGAGTCATGGTGACAAAAGGAGCTCTGGAAGAAGTAATGAAAATTTGTTCTTCTATAGAGGATGTTGACAGCGGCACAAATATAACGTTCACTTCTGAACGCTACCAAAGGATTTTAAATATGGTTGAAGAAATAAGCAATGAGGGACTAGGAGTTATAGGAGTAGCAATAAAGAGCCTTGATACG GAAACAAGTTATCAGCGCAAAGACAATGATGAAACTTTTGAATCAGACATGGTTTTCCTAGGCCTCATAACGTTTTTTGACCCACCCAAGGACTCAGCAAAGCAAGCTTTGTGGCGGCTGGCAGAGAAGGGAGTGAAAGCAAAAGTACTAACAGGTGACTCTCTCTCCCTAGCTATAAGAGTTTGCAAGGAAGTTGGTATCAGAACAACCCATGTAGTTACAGGGCCAGAGCTTGAGCTACTCAACCAGGAGTCATTTCATGAGACCGTTAAAAGAGCAACAGTACTAGCTCGACTCACCCCAACGCAGAAACTCCGAGTTGTGCAGTCGTTGCAGACGGTTGGTAATCACATTGTTGGCTTCTTGGGGGATGGAGTAAATGACTCGCTTGCCCTGGATGCAGCCAATGTTGGTATATCAGTTGATTCAGCAGCATCAGTTGCAAAAGACTTTGCTGACATTATCTTACTGGAGAAAGACCTTAATGTCCTCATCGCCGGCGTTGAGCATGGTCGGCTCACATTTGGGAACACAATGAAGTACATAAAAATGTCAGTTATAGCCAACCTAGGAAGCGTTCTCTCAATTCTCATAGCAACCGTGTGCCTCAAGTATGAACCGTTGACTCCTCGACAGCTTCTTACACAGAACTTCTTGTATAGTGTGGGCCAGATTGCAATCCCATGGGACAAAATGGAAGAAGATGCTGTAAAAGTCCCACAAAAATGGTCCCAGAAAGGCTTACCCATGTTCATTTTGTGGAATGGCCCTGTATGTACTATCTTTGATGTAAGCGCACTTCTGTTCCTTTGGTTCTATTATAAGGCAGATGGTGTGGATGACAGTATGTTCTTCCATTCTGCTTGGTTCATTGAAGGGCTTCTCATGCAGACTCTAATTATCCACCTGATCCGGACCGAGAAAATTCCCTTCATTCAGGACCTTGCCTCATGGCCTGTGCTCTGTTCTACAGTTCTGATTTCTGCCATTGGAATTGCAATTCCGTTCACACCAATTGGGGACGTGATGGGATTTGTTGAGCTTCCATTATCCTACTTTGGATTTTTGTTGGTGCTTTTTATAGGATATCTTTTTGTTGGCCAGGTGGTCAAGAGAATCTACATTATGATTTATAAAAGATGGCTTTAG